DNA from Aphis gossypii isolate Hap1 chromosome 3, ASM2018417v2, whole genome shotgun sequence:
GAAATTATATGCTTACAAGACTGAAAACAACGATGAGGTTAAAAAAGCTAaaggtgtaaaaaaatatgtaattaatcaacatatgtattttaaaaattatatagaagtattaaatgCGTACATAAACCATATCTCTcttgataataaacaaacttgtagaaacatgaattttattcaatcgaATAAACATGTTGTTCATtctaaaacaatgaataagcTTGTACTAAGTGGTAACGAtgataaacgttttataacaAACGATGGGATTAATTCACTAGCATacgaacattataattaaaaaaataattattctaatattcactatgtttaaaaatcgatattaagtatttctaaaaaatttaaattattatcatcagtaggtgtttttccacgctatctagtgataataattatttctaaattaaattattatcatcagtaggtGTTTTTTTCCCGCtatctagtgataataattatttctaaattaaattattatcatcagtaggtgtttttccacgctatctagtgataataattatttctaaaatttaaattattatcatcagtaggtATCGTTCAAAGTGAAAGGAaaacattatatgaataactaaaataatttaatttaatactgtttttttttattttttataaaaaggtaaaatatataaaaaaaaaattatttaataatatctttcgaTAATATCCATGAATTATGACTGGAATCAAAACCCATCCATTTAACAagcattttatctttaactttttttataatacgttcaaTTAGAAATGTGTTCGGAAAATCagtcaatttaatttcttgcTCATAAAAACCACCTAGAATATATTGTTTGATCCATCCTTTAGCTGATAAGTTATTGGTTCTGtatgtaaaacttttgaaactgTGAAAATTTCTGTTGTCCAATTTGGTGTATAtcctttactaaatatatgcttatattttgatattcttactttatcattaattttaaattttggtttatataatgttttatttgtttgtatatttgatttgattttacttgtatttattctaGCTTCATATGGTGTACATTTAATTGATCTATgttttgtatgattataattataaataatttttgatattttgttataccaaTTCCATGTACCTGTTgcagtaaaatgtttgtatatatatttttttagagtttGTATAACACGTTCTCCAATTGAACACTTGATAACGCTATACGTACTATaatgtctaattttattttttttcattaactgttgaaattgattattataaaattctgtaccattatctgtttgtaatattttggattagcttgttttaatatattaaacataccttTTGTACATTCTTttcctgttttatttttcaatgattctacCCATACATATTTCGtgtatgtatctataacaactaaaatatacttaaaaccaaGATTTTGTTTAGAATGAGATTGCATATCCATTAAATCAGCTTGCCAAAGGTCATCTTTAAATCGTGTTATTATACTACGTCTTGGAAATACTTTTCTTGCAGGTCGATGTAGCTCATTAGCTAAACCCTCTAATGTagacattaaactataatattcctCTCACGTAATTCTTCTATAATAGatatgatttcattatttacaccAGTATTACCAGCATTTTGGGACGatgttaaaagatttaatctaACAACTAATTCATTTGGATCATCATAATACACTAATTGTGTATGAGGTAttacatctttatataaaCCAGATCCTTTCTTAACTGACGGTGATAAACTAAAGTTAAATAGCTGATCAGTTGGAGGTTcttcaaatttagaattaatcactgaagaagaaaaatcaaatggtTCATTTGATATGGctgtatcattaataatgtttcttcGTTTTGCGCCTGAGCTAgataaaaagttatcaaattcttttaattttaattgagaaggagttttaacttttgtgttatttattttcaatacttcctcatttaattgtttttcatcaattttcatTCGATCATATAGAGGTTTTACAACGTTCATCCATTTGAAATATCTTGAGGTTTTAGGTTTCCCGTCTgcctttaaataaactttacttgtttttagaatattataatatgattccatATCTTCTATCGTCATATTTTTTGGTACTTTCTCACATAATAAAGACCAAAGTCCTTTAGTCCAAGGGTAGTAATTATCAAGCAAGCGTAAGTTACCATGATCAAAAGTGACAGGaatatctgatattttaagttgatcATTAACCGAATCATAATGCATGCCATACGATTTATCATATCGCTGTAATTTaggattagaaattaaaaaattatcgaacGATGAATTTGATTCGTTTTCGCTATCTCCATCACTAGTGatcaaggtattttttttttttagtagtgtcagaaataaatgaagtgtttttttctggaattgaAGTCAATGGTTTGAGTAAAGGTATAAATGTTTCGCGAAAATAGTTATCAGAATCTATAACACCACGCttcatgttcattattttacgtttgatattttttttgataatatcaaattttttaacaaaactttatctttattcattgaaaataatgaacttaTATATCTGTTTCCTTCCTTCAACTAAAGATAATGCTATGTAGATTTTGTCtatattacaactatatttatatacttattttttttaataaaagtatgaaaaccaCATCTATATCTACCTTCATTCATTTCACgtgttttatcaataaccatAAATCCGTAATCACTATGATTCCAGCAGAAATGAGAAATTTTCCGAAATTCTGAGAAATCCATATCTGCTGATGAATGATCattgaatatatgttttaaatttgtatcatcctgttttagaattattaataaatttgaattatctcTTACCAGTTGCTTCggaattttagaatatgtttGTGCTAAATAGAATACAGAGCTAGCACCTGAATGTCTACACATTCCGAAATATTCTCTTATTATCGACTGCGGACCACATAAAACATCatcgaaaattattacagaattctttttagttaaattcggttttataactttatcagcgtctgaaaatataaaaatgttagcaccttttatatcatctattattttttttaataaaacatatttttcttgattagaagtttttgagtataaataaatattttcaaatcttattcCGTTTTCATGAGTGAttagattatacattatatttgttttacctgAACCACTAGGACCGACTATAATAGCACGTATAGTATCAGGTAATAACGGTCCATGTCttgacgttttttttattatttgagtatcAACGTtcgaaatatctaatttatctttctgttcaatcaaatccatttttttttttcttataaatactctggatcttttaaatttataaccagtGAAAGATAGTGTGCTCAACCTGTAAGTAGAAATCAGATAAGACTGGTGAAGGTTTTATAaacttctttataaatactgaaataaagtatgatgaaggttaaacagaaaataggtatgagttataaaggtaaacataaaagtaataaaaaaataaaaaagagaaCACTAGCTGCAAAAAAAGGAAAGGTTAAGAAAAATCCTAATGGTAAAAGATTGATTTTAACACCAGGTCAGACAGGAGGTGCGATTCCTCTAATTCCTATTTTCGCAGGGTTATCAGCTCTCGGTAGTTTAATGTCTGGGAGTGCTAGTGTTTATAATGCAAttcaaaattcgaaaaaaagaaaggtagcggattgaatttaatcaataatggatcaaggaaaaaaaactgataaaaacgTTACCTGACAGACCACTCACATCTAgagacattataaaatacattgcaaagtttaatatcaatCATTTCCGAGGAGTCTTTTCACGAGATGACTTACCTAAAAAACCACGAACAATTGAATgtggtatattaaacttagacgTATCTTCAGGTGATGGAAGTCATTGGGTagcgttttacaaaattaaagataaggttgtatattttgatagctTCGGTGATTTACCTCCACCAattgaattacaaaactatttcaaaggaaacacgattatatataactattcaaattatcaagattttaattcatttaattgtggACATTTATGTCttgaatttttacaatgtatgaatcaattacattaagtttaactgGTAATACAACTACATtatctgtacattattttccaGCAATTGATGTGTACGATGACTCGGAAAttgctttgttaaatttacaaacatataatacatttccaaacataaatgaaactaataaccagtttgaaatacatttagaaaACCCCGatcgtttactaaataataataaatttccaacCTGTTTTATCACACTGAAAAAGGGGTGTTACGGTATTaaggatattaaaaatcaaattttaaagcaaataGATGACTTTCATAATGTTAACGAATACATTGGAATACAACTAACagagaaaataacttttgatatcGGGATTGATCAAGTAGATTTTAAGACAACCATATTCAGTAATGCAACAATACGTTTTAACGTAGCAAACAGTATAGGACCTTTATTAggatttgaaaaaacaaattatgaacCACACTTGCAAAACATTGATGGTCATCGTTCAAAGAAAgtggtaaatttaaacaatgttaattcaataaaagtaatgtgcAGTATAGCTCAAGGTTCATTCAACAACCACATGCCAAGTCAttcaatttatgagttttctcCTACTGAGAACATAGGGGCGAAGCTGATTCAATCTCCAactaacctaatatattataaattaaataaaacaaatatcgatttaataactatacaattagttgatcaagatcataatccgataaacaatttaggtgaaaaattagtaatcaatctacatattaaacgTTACGGATCTTAAGatgggattaaaatttaatataagcccATTACAAAAGATAAATCTTGCTAGTCATATAACTAAAGCGTTACCGGTAACatcgaataaagtaaaaaaataacaacgaaaaataaaacaattttaaaggctttaggttataaattaaagcagaATGCCAGaaagtgatattttagatataagttcACCGTTTGAAACCGAttctaaaattacgaaaatcgaatatcattcatatacaccgtatacaacttcatttaataataatgatgaaatacgTATATCAATCCAACAAACAGATGTTTATCCGTATCTGAATGaaagctttatatatttagaaggtGAAGTATCAGATGCTGGAAAAGTAAAACTTACTAATAACGGTTTTTCCTATCTCTTTGAACAAATACGACTTGAAATCAATGGAATAGAAGTAGATAGTACACGTGTACTTGGTATTACCAGTTCGTTAAAAGGTTATCTATCAGGTACacctgataattataattgttatgaaaatgctggttggatatttaaaaatagttcaaacccAGCAAATAGTAATGGAGAATTTAGTGCATGCATTCcgttaaaatattggttaggtctatttgaagactttaaaaagatattagttaattctagATTAGAACTAATATTAACTCGAAGTCATAGCGATTTAAACGCTCTAAAAGTAATTACTAGTGGAAGTACAAATTCTGGAAaagttgttttgaaaaaaatagtttggaaggttccacatattactgttgatgatgaagaaaggttaaaattattaaaacttattgaaaaagaaaaaagtttgtttatcccgttcagatcttttgaaacttttgaatatcctgaactcggaaccacaaaaaaagttgtatggaACCTAAAAACTGcttcaaaattagaaaaacctcGATTCATTATAATCGGATTACAAAAGGGACGTAAAAATTCGTTAGAAAAAGATTGTGGTGTATTcgatcattgtaatataactaatgtaaaagtatttttaaactcaatagCATAtccttatgataatttaaatttggattttgctaaaaataattttaccttattatatgatatgtatacatcgtttcaagaatcgtactatgaaaaaagtattcgGAACCCGATATTAAGCCCATCTACATTTCTAACGCAAGctccaattattgttatcgataCGTCAAAACAGAATGATTCAGCTACAGCTTCATCAGTAGATGTTCAattagaaattgaagcatCAGAATCTCTTTCAGGTGTAactgcttattgtttattaattcatgatcgcattgtagaatatgtaccttttactaggaagtaagaaaactagtttaatcaatttaaaattaatttagaataatgagacaatacatataaatatatattttttattttgaaccaaaacgtattattttttattttttaaaaaaaaacatgactaaaaaatataattatgaagtgtgtatatacactgcttaaactttatgtgtaacatagaaaaaaatttattggttGTAGCGGAATACTCCGTCTGTGTTACACgggaaataaatagtgtatacactgtttaaactttatgtgtaacaggggaaaaaataattggttttaaatttttttaaatcagtgttttttactagtacagcggagaaaaaaaaagtttgagggggaaaatcccccttaaaattttacaatctccgcagtcaaaagtgcgcagaacatacattatggtttttgaaaatcagtgtttttttactggtacagcggagaaaaaaaagtttgagggggaaaatccacctaaaaattttaaaatcaccgcAGTCTGGtagagcggagaaaaaaaagtttttgaggggaaaaatcccccttaaaaatttgcaatctccgcagtcaaaagtgcgcagaacatacaaatgtatactactcagcaaaacaattaaaaaaagtttcctATGCTATCGCGGGATTGAgtggacatttttttaacttcctGTGCAATACTATTGTTGAAACAACAATGAAACTGTTTAATAAGTTGCTTCGATTTCCATTAGTCTTTGGTGCAATCGAATTGCACTCATGTGAGAATCCAATCTCCAGGAGGTGAATCTTCAGAACATTTCGGAATCGTAAAgggtaaataaatatcataaattcgaACTTctacttcataaaaaaaaatttatactattttaatttttactatttatagtcatataatattatcgggtttattataactaagttaattttttcgatTAGTCCAATActgtatttagatatttttcctTGAATGTGCAAGCACTGTAAATGCAGTTTGAATTCATGGATATTGTTGCAAGATGGCCTGGGTCTTCACATGACAGcatattttcagaaattcaAGGCTGTATGCAGATTAGAATCAGGTGATTTAATACAATGCCTCTTAGGAGACAGTGTTATGCTCTAAAACCGTATATGTTGACACCCATATTAAACCCGGTTGGACGAATAGGATGCTGTATAACGAATCCCAAATTAGAACGAGAAATAATAGAAAGGTGTTTTGGGGTCTGGAAAAGAAGATTTCCAGTATTATCACTTGGTTCGtagttatattgtaataaaattaattgttgtctaaataaaaatatatattttatataaaaaatttatatatttaatgttaggtATGCGATTACAACTAAAACTGTGCAGGCAATAATAGTTGCAACAACAGCAATTTTGCACAATATATGTAGAGATATGAATGAGGATTTACCTGAAGACAATTCTGATGATGTCTTAAATCAGTTAAATGAAGCAGAAGACTTGACTGAAACAGTCCATCGTCATGATGATAATGGTGAAGACTCAATCACCAGAAACTCACTACTTAACAACTACTTTGCTAGGTAAAGACTAATGAATACATATGAACaccatttaataaaagtatgttaacataaatcattcaattttcttttttagattataatatattatatatcatccgAGGAAGACAaccacaataaaaacaaaaaatcaaattacattttcttattctttattttttattttagcataaacttatagtatataaaaaatggcctattaaaaaaattataagattaaaatttaacttaaatttgatacagttttttttttaatttcaatttctaaTCTTAATGCCTCAATCTTTAGTTCGTGTTCCAATTTTTCGCACTCAAAACGCATACAACCTCTCTCTTTCTCCACCTCGATTAATTGTAACTGCTCTTCATATACATCTTTTTTTTACTAGCAACAtcattatgcatttttttctctgccttttgtttttatttacaccCCCcgatattaacttttttttcccAGTAACTAGTTCATCAGAAACTGGCTGGCGTAATGAAGCTGGAGTCCAATTTTCCCAGTTTGGTGGTTTTCTACTGGTACTGGTGTTACCTCTAACTGCTCAACAGTGACAACCtttcaaatataacaaaacaaatacaatttatttaactaatctaatttttaccgatagtaaaataatttatatatcctTACATTGAGTGATGATTGGTTGAAGAGCTCACTATCATCAAACATATTTGGACTATTAGTTCCCTCtaattcaaacaataaatcatCCACTTCATTGTTGTCAACAGTTGTAGAAgtagtatgttttaattattcaggggcgaatctaataatataggtacaatgcaagataaaaaatattaactagagataattttaaataattacacttaCCAACAACATCAGAATCAAAATTACTAGCCAGCCCAGTTGCTGAGACTCCAAGAAGTTCTATTATACTATCAAAgtactcaatttttttaaatgttttgaccACACCCCCACCAGTCTTATAAAtctcttttttttcttcagcTAATCGTTGTTTGACATTTCTTTTAATCTTTTCCCACTTGTTTTTTAAAGCCTTTAATCCTCTTTGAATacctttaatacattattatagttaaaaaaaaacatttggtaGAAAAGTAGCAATTAGAAGTTagaaccattaaaaaaaaaaaaaaaaaaaatagacaaggataatgcaataatgatggatgaagaaaatataagatatgGATGATAATAGGAAATTAATGGAtagttaaaataggtataaacgtagaatattataacaaattatttattattcaactcTATACTTTCCTTGATATCAGTTCTGCATTATAGTCCTTAGATAATGATTGAATTCCCATAAGTAGGTaattgactaaaaaaaaaactcagttattcaaaatatgtatatgagatttttaaaacaaaataattaatatcatttccATAGTCAGTATATTATGACTCATATAATGATTAGATTATggaaattttactatttatttatttttacttacctaGTACTTAACAACCCatgtaatcaaataatattaaattaataaattataaattattatcaacattcatatttgaataacaataataaattggtaGTATCACCTAGGTAccttgaataattattcacaataaaaaataaacaacaaatattaccTAGGTACCAATCTTAATTgatacaaaaaactaaaaaaaaatcaattcaattcaaataaaatataggtattacttaCCTGAAGAAACAACCATTGCACTGTCAATTAATTCCCAGGTTTCAGacttttttttccatatatCTGAATCTGTctctttattttcaataattgaacCGTATTTCAAAACAAGTTCCACCAATGACTTCTCTTCCAACAATGTAAAATTGGCTTGCCTATCTcttttatctttattcatttttgataaatttttcgatggaaaaagtcaaaattgaaaaaaaataataattactgcgTCTTGCAAGTTGCAATAGTAGTTAGCAAAGAAAAAcagaaaaccaaaaaataatataaattatcaatatcacATTATCACAAaagatttgattaattatcaGCTGTCACATAACAATTAACAGCTGCTTCATTATGAGCCAATGAAAATATTCGTTACGTTTAGAATTATTGAACTGATAGTTAGTACAAGCGgtaacattgtaataatggTCTGTATTAAACTTGCCGCTAAAGTACCCGCTACGCTAAACTACACGCTAGCTTATCTGGCAGCTAGATAAGATTTAGTGAGACATTGTAATAACGGCCTTTAAtgtattgaatacaaaataaacagttacaggcgtaacaaataattactaagtaatagtaaaaatgcGCGGCGTGATTTTAAACAGCGTTGCGGAACAAAAGATCGGGTGACAGAAAAAGTTCGGCGTACGAGAGGACAGAAGGAGTGTCGATTCTGGTCGCGAAACAGAGAGTGAAGTCCTCGAGGCGAGCGAAGAAAGCTTGGAGCCCGTAACGGCGAAAACGTTGGCGCGCGAGGCGGGAGTAAAAGTTAAGATGGGGCGTTGTCGCCTGATCAAAGAcgatacaaaaaatacacagctaaatacaatataacaatataaacgtttacaacatatacaatataaataattcgaCGTTAGGAACGAAAGACAAAATAGTTACGACAATAATACGGCGGACGCGCTAGCGTAAGTGGTGATAACACGCCGTAATCACcacattttcttatttattcgGTTATGTTATGGCAAGTCACCACCACTAGCTGCTGCCAGTAGTGATAAGCGCGGCTGAGACGGTTGGCAACACCTCCGTAGTCGACGCCGACCGGTCATCGTGCCGAGCCAGCGTCCTGCCTTCGCTCTCTTGCTCGACCGAACTCACCGACCCCGCACGTCgccgatttatatttaattaatgtatttttatttttatctttccgCGTGTCGACTCATTTGTCATTGGCGACACCGTcttatgtaaattatgtaaaaacctTAATAAACCAGTTGTTGCCTTTAAAACCGTCCATCTACTCATTTATCATTAGGTAACCCGACATCCTTGGTCGTGTCGCCGCACGTGGCGTTGTTCTCGTGTCACTGACACAAACCACCCGGCGACCCGCCATATTGGTGACCTCGTAGTTAGAGTACGCACAACTCGTTCGTGCATCGGCCCCGTTCTTAACGGTTTCGTCCGCCGTTCTTCGAGTTAGTTCATAGCGTTCATTCTGCGTTACAGCATGGCTGAAGAAAAGGTCAACGTTTCCGTCGAAGCACTAGCCGGCGTGCGTCTTCCAGCGTTCTGGAAGCAGTCGCCTGAATACTGGTTCACACACGCAGAGTCCGTCTTCGCGACCCATCGCGTAAGCAATCTCAACACGCGCGTGCATTTTCTCGTAGGGGCTCTAGATGAAGACGGCGTCCGGACCGTCGGCGATCTCCTCGGCCCGAGCGCATCGTACGATTCATTGCGCACCAGACTAATCAGTGC
Protein-coding regions in this window:
- the LOC126550610 gene encoding uncharacterized protein LOC126550610 isoform X1, producing MDLIEQKDKLDISNVDTQIIKKTSRHGPLLPDTIRAIIVGPSGSDADKVIKPNLTKKNSVIIFDDVLCGPQSIIREYFGMCRHSGASSVFYLAQTYSKIPKQLQIWISQNFGKFLISAGIIVITDLWLLIKHVK
- the LOC126550610 gene encoding uncharacterized protein LOC126550610 isoform X2; this translates as MDLIEQKDKLDISNVDTQIIKKTSRHGPLLPDTIRAIIVGPSGSDADKVIKPNLTKKNSVIIFDDVLCGPQSIIREYFGMCRHSGASSVFYLAQTYSKIPKQLIWISQNFGKFLISAGIIVITDLWLLIKHVK